A genomic window from Gammaproteobacteria bacterium includes:
- a CDS encoding rhodanese-like domain-containing protein, which translates to MIFSNKFRVIALFAMVLTIAATTVPAKPQSDNSPDNIKGTVKVSAEEFIELVNSNPDVIVVDSRIPGDRKQGYLEGSVSLPDIDTNCQSLAKVIPKKTQAALFYCNGIKCGRSAKAVKIAIDCGYKNTYWFRGGFEEWLAKGYPYLHE; encoded by the coding sequence ATGATTTTTTCAAATAAATTCAGAGTGATAGCGCTATTTGCCATGGTTTTGACCATTGCTGCCACTACGGTGCCGGCGAAACCCCAATCCGACAATTCACCTGATAATATTAAGGGAACCGTAAAGGTTTCTGCTGAGGAATTTATCGAATTGGTCAATTCTAACCCAGATGTTATCGTGGTGGACTCTCGTATTCCAGGGGACCGCAAGCAAGGATACTTGGAAGGTTCGGTGAGTTTGCCAGATATCGACACCAACTGCCAAAGCCTGGCTAAAGTGATACCGAAGAAAACACAGGCGGCTCTGTTTTATTGTAATGGTATTAAGTGTGGGCGCAGTGCAAAAGCTGTCAAGATTGCGATAGACTGCGGGTATAAAAATACATACTGGTTTAGAGGGGGGTTTGAGGAGTGGTTGGCGAAAGGATATCCCTACCTACACGAATAG
- the nhaD gene encoding sodium:proton antiporter NhaD produces MPTAAFATENGVQLDLTTHNVGYIALAIFALAYLLVMAEEFTHLRKSKPVILAAGVIWAMIAVVYANAGHNHAAEIAVRHNILEFAELMLFLLVAMTYINVMEERKIFDALRAWLVSRNFSYRKLFWLTGILAFFISPVADNLTTALLMCAVVLAVGVDSPKFIGIACINIVVAANAGGAFSPFGDITTLMVWQKGIVDFHQFFYLFIPSVVNFVVPAAIMHFAIPDEQPKPTSEKVRMRRGAKRIMMLFLLTIATAVSFHNFFHLPPMVGMMTGLAYLQFFSFYLKKSFAIQNIGSSARPEAYNEFENKDDASWNDDNNEEDTIYNHPDHNYDIFRNVARAEWDTLLFFYGVVLCVGGLGYMGYLAMASEVMYQQWGAFSANVAVGVISAIVDNIPVMFAVLNMEPHMSLGQWLLVTLTAGVGGSLLSIGSAAGVALMGQAKGHYTFFGHLKWTPVIALGYAASIYVHWLLNNSLFSGPPL; encoded by the coding sequence CTGCCCACAGCAGCCTTTGCAACCGAGAACGGAGTGCAACTGGACCTTACCACCCACAATGTGGGTTACATTGCCCTGGCCATTTTTGCATTGGCTTATTTACTGGTAATGGCGGAGGAATTTACCCATTTGCGTAAGTCCAAACCGGTAATTTTGGCCGCCGGTGTCATCTGGGCCATGATCGCGGTAGTTTATGCCAACGCCGGTCACAACCACGCCGCGGAAATTGCTGTACGGCATAATATCCTGGAGTTCGCCGAACTCATGCTGTTTCTGCTGGTGGCCATGACCTACATCAACGTGATGGAAGAGCGGAAAATTTTCGATGCCCTGCGTGCCTGGTTAGTGAGCCGTAATTTCAGTTATCGTAAGCTGTTCTGGTTGACCGGAATTCTGGCATTTTTCATTTCACCGGTGGCGGATAATCTGACCACAGCATTGTTAATGTGTGCTGTGGTTCTGGCGGTGGGCGTCGACAGTCCTAAATTCATCGGTATTGCTTGCATTAACATAGTAGTGGCCGCTAATGCCGGTGGCGCCTTCAGCCCCTTTGGGGACATTACTACACTGATGGTTTGGCAAAAAGGCATCGTGGATTTCCATCAATTTTTCTATTTATTCATTCCATCAGTAGTGAACTTCGTCGTTCCCGCCGCTATCATGCATTTTGCCATCCCAGATGAGCAACCCAAACCCACTTCCGAGAAGGTACGGATGCGCCGTGGTGCCAAACGTATCATGATGTTATTTTTACTCACCATTGCCACCGCCGTCAGTTTTCACAATTTTTTCCATTTACCCCCTATGGTGGGCATGATGACGGGTCTGGCCTATTTACAGTTTTTTAGTTTCTACCTGAAAAAAAGTTTCGCAATTCAAAACATCGGTTCCAGCGCTCGTCCAGAGGCTTACAACGAGTTTGAAAATAAGGACGATGCCAGCTGGAACGACGATAACAACGAAGAAGATACAATCTACAATCATCCTGACCACAACTACGATATTTTCCGCAATGTCGCCCGTGCCGAATGGGATACTCTGTTGTTCTTCTACGGTGTGGTACTCTGTGTGGGTGGCTTGGGCTATATGGGTTATTTGGCCATGGCTTCGGAAGTGATGTACCAACAATGGGGAGCTTTTTCGGCCAATGTGGCCGTGGGAGTCATCTCAGCGATTGTGGACAATATTCCAGTCATGTTTGCAGTCTTAAATATGGAACCGCATATGTCTTTGGGGCAGTGGTTGTTGGTGACGCTGACTGCGGGTGTGGGCGGTAGCTTATTGTCCATTGGCAGTGCCGCGGGTGTGGCACTAATGGGACAAGCCAAAGGCCATTACACCTTTTTTGGTCATTTAAAATGGACGCCCGTTATTGCGCTGGGCTACGCTGCCAGTATTTACGTGCACTGGCTGCTTAATAACAGCCTGTTTTCCGGACCCCCTCTCTGA